In one window of Helianthus annuus cultivar XRQ/B chromosome 17, HanXRQr2.0-SUNRISE, whole genome shotgun sequence DNA:
- the LOC110923057 gene encoding conserved oligomeric Golgi complex subunit 5, producing MASPAVCRTSIQRVSTFKDRTTTTTATPSSSTGTSSSLSLLDSFASDPIFSKFLSSDFNSTQFSSDALSSGTAAARAEKIQDGIRLLEKQLRSEVLNRHDDLLAQLSSVKDADSSLASIRSAVSTLQSSVRRIRSEIADPNRQIRSKTVQLSNLHFTVDLLQSTVRVLRLSKKLREVMAEPDVQKLDLSKAAQLHSEILRLCNENDLSGIGVIDEELKLVFEAGQRLRSEGMKALERGLEGFNQAQVGAGLQVFYNLGELRSTVDGLINKYKSQGVKSVSVVLDMKAISGGGGGFGGPGGIQRSGTPQIGSGGKAKEALWQRMGSCMDQLHSVVVAIWHLQRVLSKKRDPFTHVLLLDEVMQDGDPLLTARVWEAIVKSFANQMKSTFTASSFVKEIFTVGYPKLLSMIENLVERISRDTDVKGVLPAITVEGRDQMVGAIEVFQTAFLALCLSRLSDLVNSVFPMSNRGSVPSKEHISRIISRIQEEIEAVQLDARLTLLVLREISKVLLLLAQRAEYQISTGPEARQISGPATPAQVKNFTLCQHLQDIHGSISTMTKGLPPIASDILSQSLNTIYEVACDSVTSLFQSMLDCLESCILEIHNQNFSATDNNSSSYMEELQKHISHFRTEFLSKLLPSSAKVISIGTETICTRLVRSMASRVLIFFIRHASLVRPLSESGKLRMARDMAELELAVGQNLFPVEQLGAPYRALRAFRPVIFLETSQLNGSPLLQDLPPSVILHHLYSRAPNELQSPMQRNKLSPLQYSLWLDSQGEDQIWKGIKATLDDYAVQVKARGDKEFSPVYPLMLSLGSSITENNVVSRKSNTIN from the exons ATGGCATCTCCGGCGGTCTGCCGTACATCCATACAACGCGTATCCACCTTCAAAGAccgaaccaccaccaccaccgcaacACCGTCGTCATCTACCGGTACATCCTCTTCCTTATCTCTCTTAGATTCCTTCGCATCCGATCCAATTTTCTCCAAATTCCTCTCCTCCGATTTCAACTCCACACAATTCTCCTCCGACGCACTCTCCTCCGGCACCGCCGCTGCTCGCGCGGAGAAGATCCAGGACGGCATCCGCCTCCTCGAAAAACAGCTCCGGTCCGAAGTCCTTAACCGCCACGATGACCTTCTCGCGCAGTTATCCTCCGTCAAGGACGCCGATTCGTCACTCGCATCCATCCGTTCCGCCGTTTCCACTCTCCAATCCTCCGTCCGTCGCATCAGATCTGAAATCGCCGATCCTAACCGTCAGATTCGGTCGAAAACGGTTCAACTTTCTAACCTACATTTCACCGTTGATCTGCTTCAATCGACGGTCAGAGTTCTTCGTCTGTCGAAGAAGCTTCGAGAGGTGATGGCGGAGCCTGATGTGCAGAAACTGGATCTGTCTAAAGCGGCTCAGTTGCATAGTGAGATATTGCGGTTGTGTAATGAGAATGATTTGTCTGGAATTGGTGTGATTGATGAGGAGTTGAAGTTAGTGTTTGAAGCAGGACAGAGGTTGAGATCCGAAGGAATGAAGGCGTTGGAACGAGGACTTGAAGGATTTAATCAGGCGCAGGTTGGGGCGGGATTGCAGGTGTTTTATAATTTAGGTGAGTTGAGGTCGACGGTTGACGGTTTGATTAATAAGTATAAGAGTCAGGGTGTGAAGAGTGTGAGTGTTGTGCTGGATATGAAAGCGATAtctggtggcggtggtggttttGGTGGTCCTGGTGGGATACAGAGAAGTGGTACGCCGCAGATTGGGAGTGGGGGGAAGGCGAAGGAGGCGTTGTGGCAGAGGATGGGTAGCTGTATGGATCAGTTGCATTCGGTTGTGGTTGCGATTTGGCATTTGCAGAGGGTGTTGTCGAAGAAAAGGGATCCGTTTACTCATGTTTTGTTGCTTGATGAGGTTATGCAG GATGGTGACCCTCTCTTAACTGCTCGTGTTTGGGAAGCAATTGTCAAATCATTTGCAAACCAAATGAAATCTACTTTCACCGCATCAAGCTTTGTTAAAGAGATTTTCACTGTCGGCTATCCAAAACTCTTGTCTATGATTGAAAATCTTGTTGAAAGAATTTCACGTGACACAGACGTTAAAGGGGTTTTACCTGCTATAACAGTAGAAGGTAGAGATCAAATGGTTGGTGCCATTGAAGTGTTTCAGACAGCTTTCTTGGCTCTATGTTTGAGTCGGCTATCTGATCTTGTTAACAGTGTATTCCCCATGTCAAACCGCGGTAGTGTTCCCTCTAAAGAACACATCTCCAGAATTATATCGCGCATTCAAGAAGAGATTGAAGCTGTTCAGTTAGATGCACGCTTGACCCTTCTTGTCCTGCGTGAGATCTCCAAAGTCCTGCTTTTGCTAGCTCAACGAGCCGAGTATCAG ATATCAACAGGCCCTGAAGCCCGCCAAATATCGGGCCCTGCAACTCCTGCCCAAGTGAAAAACTTCACCCTCTGCCAGCATTTACAAGACATTCATGGAAGCATATCCACCATGACAAAAGGATTACCGCCAATCGCCTCAGACATCTTATCCCAATCACTCAACACTATATATGAAGTCGCCTGTGATTCCGTCACATCCTTATTCCAATCCATGCTCGACTGTCTCGAGTCATGCATTCTCGAAATCCACAACCAGAATTTCAGTGCAACCGACAACAACTCGTCATCTTACATGGAAGAATTACAAAAACACATTTCTCATTTTCGTACAGAGTTTTTATCAAAACTATTACCTTCATCAGCCAAAGTCATCTCAATCGGGACTGAAACCATCTGCACCCGGCTCGTCAGAAGCATGGCTTCTCGGGTTCTAATATTCTTTATCCGACACGCATCTCTAGTACGGCCTTTATCCGAATCAGGCAAGCTCAGAATGGCCCGAGACATGGCTGAGCTGGAACTAGCCGTGGGTCAGAACTTATTCCCAGTTGAACAACTTGGTGCACCGTATCGGGCTCTTAGAGCATTCAGACCCGTTATATTCCTTGAAACGTCACAACTTAACGGTTCACCGCTTCTTCAAGACTTGCCACCGAGTGTCATACTTCATCATCTTTACTCTCGAGCTCCCAACGAGTTGCAGTCCCCGATGCAGAGGAATAAACTTAGCCCGTTACAGTACTCGCTATGGCTCGATTCACAGGGTGAGGACCAGATCTGGAAAGGTATAAAAGCGACTCTTGATGATTATGCTGTTCAGGTGAAGGCAAGAGGTGATAAGGAATTTAGTCCAGTTTATCCTCTCATGTTAAGTCTTGGGTCTTCTATAACCGAAAATAATGTTGTTTCTAGGAAATCCAATACAATAAACTAA